The window AACTCctaactaaaattaaatatccaacagctttgataaattcaaagttcttttcttttcaaaccaCTTGATAAGGTATCAAGAAcaatgttactttttttttttttttttttttctctcaaatggtttttatttttaaaaaataaaaataaaaataaaaatctaacaaCCCATTTTCTTAGGTTATGTTAggttcttgaaaaatttaaggaaaaatgtaggggaaaaaaataaagaagaaaaatgcaaggaaggaaaaaataaaagaaaataacaaataaatttaaagtccataaatttgtttatttgttttttcaaatttattttccttaattttctccatgatacaaaaataaaataattttaaaattcataaatttttaactaattttaattatatctaattatttttttgtattttttagataatgaaatcaaatctgagaaaaccattttttttttttttttgggttttcaataGAGTTTGTTggaaaagggtttttttttttttttcaaatatctaacAACCCATTTTAATAggaatttcaatatatattggTGGAAAAGTTTAACATAACAAGCGgcaagatatatatttttttttcagatttttatttttatttttttattttacttgatGATTGtagccctttttttttccattgtatttaaaataaattaactgaAAAGGGTATAAATTCAAGGAGTCAGTAGTGGAAAAACTAACGAAAGAAAAAACGTGTGGAATTAGAAGAGTGGGAGATGGTAAATTCCACAAACAGAATAACAACTCTTTCTCATGAACAGCTAATATTTCAGCTTCACGGTTGGATATTTTAGTGTTTGATTCTCAGGAAACTCTGGAAAAGTCTCCCAGCAAAACCAGACTCTCTTTCTTTGTATATAATAGAATTAGGATTAAATTCTCACCATAAGAGATAAAGTTAATCGGTGCAACATGGACTGCGATCCCTTCCCCTCCCAGTTGATTCGGACTCACTGGACTCGCCTTGATGATAAGATTTTTGAGCAGGCCTTGATCATCTTCCCCGAGGAGATGCCGGATCGGTGGCTGAGTATAGCCGAGCAGCTGCCGGGAAAGACGCCGGAGGACATGAAGCTGCACTACGAGCTGCTGGTGGAGGACGTTACGAACATTGAAAACGGCAACGTTGAGATGCCCAGCTACCTGGAGGAGGCGTGGAGGCGGGAGACGGAGCCCAGAACGAGCCATGACTCGGTTGGGAAGAAAACAAAGCAGGttgagagaaagaaagggaCTCCATGGACTGAAGTAGAACACAGGTccttttattatgtttattattaaCATATGTTTTTactataataaattttctttttctgtttggtttctgagaaaaaagtctcaaacaatatttttttaaagggaattaaaaagaatattgcAGAGGCGTCCATGTTTTGGCATTGAAATATCTTCATGCATGGCTCATGCAAAGCAAATGTAGCTTATGGGTATACGTAGATTTGCAGATTATTTCTATCGGGGCTGGTTAGATTTGGAAAAGGCGATTGGAGGAGCATTTCAAGACATGTGGTGATAACAAGAACGCCAACCCAGGTTGCCAGCCATGCCCAGAAGTTCTACCTCCGCCAAAATTCTGTGAAGAAAGAGAGGAAGAGATCCAGCATCCATGATATCAACACCATCGACAATTTCTCCCCCTCCGATTTCCCTAATAATTTCTCAGGTCAACAAAAAGACGAAGTTATTGACACCCTCGACAACTTTTCCGATCTCCCCAATAATTTCCCAGATCAACAACAAGTTCACCACTTCCCCAATAACTTCCCAGATCAACAAGCTCAAGATAGCAACACTACCCTCAACAACTACCCCAACTATCCCACAAATTTCCCAGATCAACAAGCTCAAGATATCAACAACACTGTCCTCGACAACTTCCCCACCAATTTCCCAGACAAACAAGCTCAAAATATCAACACTACCCTCCAAAGCTTCCCCAACTATCCTCCCAATTTCCCAGATCAACAAGTTCAACATGCTCAAGGAGAGGGAATAGGATATCCCACTAATTTCCCAGAGTTGCAATTGCAAACTTTTCCTCAACAAGGAGGGGGAGGGTTTCAAACTTTTACTCACCTTTTCTCAAGATGAATCTTGAATGTTTTCTATATCACCATATAGAAAGCAGACTATGTAGAAAGCAGCAGCATATCATGATTTAATGCTTTATCATGGTTTTGGTTATATGCTTTCCCCTGTAAATACCGACTAGTATTTTATCTTAAACTCAACTTAGTTGTATCACTGACAATAGAAGTTACAAATGTTTGGATTTGGATCAAACACTCGATAACCatagatttttatattttctaatacaATTTATTCTatgatttatgtttttgttttacctGCATGTAGTTGTTAGTTGCAACGAGATCTTTGGAGTAGActttattatatttaagttatttactttaaatttattattttattcttataaattataaaagagatCATCGAGGAAGTtacaataaaaatgtaaaataaaaatatggacttaaaaataagctaatttttttacttattatataaaattgatttttactttaaatcataccattaaattattttactaaaaaaaatatatatatttacctttttctattcagttaaaaattGCAATCAGGGTTCAATTTAGTTGTgctaattaatatcaataagttacttttaacaTGAtagaaaaagtattttaatttacttaatgaattaaattaagttattaaatcattttaaattattaaattggtttgcCAAATACCACTAACATTAGAGAAAAATTTTGGTTTGTGATTTTAGTATTTGACCTctcttaaatatttattattatagaaCAAGccgaaatagaaattaaaattttctcaacATCTTGATGTTTACAACTGAGTTCTCGGTTCTATTtaaatttgcattttttatgattgtaaaataaagttgaagaactagtgtttttaattttagaatttaataaGTGGatgattataattatttatgctCCTAGTTTGCCTACCATTTAGCACTTTGGCTATGTTAATGTTCTTGAAAAGCTTCAAGGGAAATAGAATAGAAAGAGAAcatataagtaaaaaaatataaaaaatttctctaTTTTGATAATGTACGAAAATATTGAGACTAAGACAACTTAATTCTCAATGAATGTACTTTTCTCATAATTTTCtcagtttttttataaaacaaatggtgaagaaaaagaacttttaggctttctttttcttattttttttgtttttttatctcactatatttgtttcttgaaaattttaaaggaatagataaaagaagaaacaaagcaAAAAATTAATGTAGAATATGGAGGAGGTGGTACCCATCCCATAATTGTTATGGTATGTAAGATCCTAttttacaactattttttagaacaactttattttttagaacaaaaaaaaaaaaaaaaaaccaaaaaaacatgtttgacaaccactgtttttaatttttgttattaaaaacagaaaatatagtGTTTTCAAGGAATattgtttagttatttttaattctattcacttgtttttttatgactattttaaaaaataattatacaaatatgtcaaataatgaaaaataaagtattacatataaaaatttgtGATCATTGTAATTCTTAactggaatttgacatatatttttagagaattagattatgttaattgatcacGTAATAGAAGGATCTGATATTCAAAAAATGTAGAAATAATCTTGAATAGTTGGTAACATCTACATTTTTAGATTACGAACATCAATTTATAGGCAATTTGAATAtaatgaatagtaggtcatggactcgAACTTTGTATCTCAATTTAACATCATAGGATATTGGATTGCAGTTGACTCTTTATAGAGGGgtgttgagtcaattttagaattagatttttaGTGAGCCAGTATTTTCCCATGGGTCATAATGGTGTTCATTCGAGTATATATTCCTTGGTAGCACAATTTTTTAGGGATGCATAAGTTTTTTATTCGTATCATGTATGCATAAGGACATCTTGGTAAAAACATAAGATTGCATAAGaatttatatatagtattttttttattaagctaattaattaattagagtttGATAggactaattaaataattagggTCTAGTGAACTAAATTAAGTGATCCAAACCCAAGATGGGTTGACTAAGCCTACATCTAATTGGTGGGATATGACAGGATATGTATATCATAGGATATATCCCATTGGATAGAATATGCATATCATAGGATATGATTTCCAATGGGATACGATATCCttagatatgatattttatgatAGTATATCCAATAGGAATactatattatatttaatttgtgaaatgaataaaaaataatgtgaaacatatatttttttcaatgtttaaaataaaaattatatcacattcaaatattttctatttaaaaatttgaaaatttcgttatgtttaacaatattcatgattaaaaataaactttacaaataaatttttttatgttatgttatttaatatatacaaatattttatatatcatatattaatattattttataaatgtttttttagttttcttttttaatcataaatttaatttataattaaaaatttattgtaaaatgaatatattaaaaaataaaaaattgataaaaaaaataaatttttgatacaTGGAATTTACCATGAGATTAGCATATCTCATgtgaaagaaataattttttaaaaaataaaaataaaaataaaaaataaaaagtagataaTATATCTCACTACTTATTTTATCTCCTGTTTAGTTGAACATAGGATATGATAAGTAATGGGATAACTTATCATATCCTATCgtcaaccaaatatgagataaaCTATAATATTCCTTCTTTTATCCTATCTTATGCTATATTCGACCAATCAAAGATGGTCTAAATGAATTACTACAAGCctacaaatttcatgattacacgtccttaggatcacctaaggggataTATTGTCTCAAAGTGCATAAGATATCATATTAcatctattgaaaatacctattgctatcaGCTTCCACCAATAGTTATCAAATTCGTAGGTTAAGTTTGGTTGATAGGATAGGATAGGCTATGTATATTTTAGAATATCATATCCCATTAAATAGGATCCTACATATCCTAGGATATGATTTTCAATAAGATATAATATCTTTGAATAAACATACCCTATgaacatgatattttaaaatagtatatccaataagatatgttatattatattatatttatatttaacttgtgaaatgaataaaaaatagtatgaaatatatatatattattttcaatgtttaaaataaaaattatatcatattcaaatattttctatttaaaaaaatgaaaattttgttatgtttaacaatattcatgatctttataatttt is drawn from Vitis riparia cultivar Riparia Gloire de Montpellier isolate 1030 chromosome 18, EGFV_Vit.rip_1.0, whole genome shotgun sequence and contains these coding sequences:
- the LOC117905548 gene encoding transcription factor SRM1-like, encoding MDCDPFPSQLIRTHWTRLDDKIFEQALIIFPEEMPDRWLSIAEQLPGKTPEDMKLHYELLVEDVTNIENGNVEMPSYLEEAWRRETEPRTSHDSVGKKTKQVERKKGTPWTEVEHRLFLSGLVRFGKGDWRSISRHVVITRTPTQVASHAQKFYLRQNSVKKERKRSSIHDINTIDNFSPSDFPNNFSGQQKDEVIDTLDNFSDLPNNFPDQQQVHHFPNNFPDQQAQDSNTTLNNYPNYPTNFPDQQAQDINNTVLDNFPTNFPDKQAQNINTTLQSFPNYPPNFPDQQVQHAQGEGIGYPTNFPELQLQTFPQQGGGGFQTFTHLFSR